From Streptomyces durmitorensis, a single genomic window includes:
- a CDS encoding ABC transporter ATP-binding protein, translating into MARSAVVVEDLHRTYGSGASAVHALRGVSFAVPRGELVALKGRSGSGKTTLLNLVGGLDTPDAGKITVEGLELAGLGESGLLELRRDHVGFIFQSFGLIPILTAAENVGVPLRLRKTDPREREERVALLLALVGLADHAEQRPGELSGGQQQRVAIARALANKPSLLIADEPTGQLDAETGLAVMELLRAVVRGEGVTALVATHDAALLDLADRVLELSDGEIVER; encoded by the coding sequence ATGGCACGGAGCGCGGTCGTCGTCGAGGACCTGCACCGGACGTACGGCAGCGGCGCGTCCGCCGTGCACGCCCTGCGCGGCGTCTCCTTCGCCGTCCCGCGCGGTGAGCTGGTCGCCCTGAAGGGGCGGTCGGGATCCGGCAAGACCACCCTGCTCAATCTCGTCGGCGGACTCGACACCCCGGACGCCGGGAAGATCACCGTCGAAGGGCTCGAACTCGCGGGCCTCGGCGAGAGCGGCCTCCTGGAGCTGCGCCGCGACCACGTCGGCTTCATCTTCCAGTCCTTCGGACTCATCCCGATCCTCACCGCCGCCGAGAACGTCGGCGTGCCCCTGCGGCTGCGCAAGACCGACCCCCGTGAGCGCGAGGAGCGCGTCGCGCTGCTGCTCGCCCTCGTCGGCCTCGCCGACCATGCCGAGCAGCGGCCCGGCGAGCTCTCCGGAGGCCAGCAGCAGCGGGTGGCGATCGCCCGCGCGCTCGCCAACAAGCCCTCCCTGCTCATCGCGGACGAGCCCACCGGGCAGCTGGACGCCGAGACCGGGCTCGCGGTCATGGAACTGCTGCGCGCCGTCGTCCGCGGCGAGGGCGTCACCGCCCTGGTCGCCACGCACGACGCGGCGCTGCTCGACCTCGCCGACCGGGTCCTGGAGCTGAGCGACGGCGAGATCGTGGAGCGCTGA
- a CDS encoding alginate lyase family protein: MADTPTPVRHHRRPRTAVLATLATVVTALVAALIAWPGAERADAAPSTFAHPGVTVSRGQLDFTREKVNAGAQPWKGAYDQMMGSKYASLSRTPKPRAVVECGSYSDPNYGCTDEREDATAAYTTALAWYFTRDERYAKKSIELMDAWSGTIKDHTNSNAPLQTGWAGSSWPRAAEIIKHTYTGGWGNSGRFATMLRNVYLPEIINGSHSNGNWELSMMEAAIGISVFIEDKGSYDKAMAKFRTRTAAYVYLASDGDLPKTVPSQNLDTRAKIVKYWQGQGTFTTGLTQETCRDFTHTGYGLSAISHVAETSRIQGDDLYKTDVGERLRQGLGFHAKYELGEAPPSSLCGGSVHRGLGPVTEVGYNALHNRLGHAMSNTQKLTEQKRPAGSNNLFVAWETLTHADNPG; this comes from the coding sequence ATGGCTGACACCCCCACACCCGTGCGCCACCACCGCAGACCCCGCACGGCAGTCCTCGCGACCCTCGCCACCGTGGTGACCGCCCTGGTCGCCGCCCTCATCGCCTGGCCCGGCGCCGAGCGCGCCGACGCGGCACCCAGCACCTTCGCGCACCCCGGAGTCACCGTCTCCCGCGGCCAGTTGGACTTCACCAGGGAGAAGGTCAACGCAGGCGCTCAGCCCTGGAAGGGCGCGTACGACCAGATGATGGGGAGCAAGTACGCCTCCCTGTCCCGCACGCCCAAGCCCCGCGCGGTCGTCGAGTGCGGCTCCTATTCGGACCCCAACTACGGCTGCACCGACGAGCGCGAGGACGCGACAGCCGCGTACACCACGGCACTCGCCTGGTACTTCACCCGTGACGAGCGCTACGCAAAGAAGTCCATCGAGCTGATGGACGCCTGGTCCGGCACCATCAAGGACCACACCAACAGCAACGCCCCGCTGCAGACCGGCTGGGCGGGGTCGTCCTGGCCCAGGGCCGCCGAGATCATCAAGCACACGTACACCGGCGGCTGGGGCAACTCGGGCCGCTTCGCGACGATGCTGCGCAACGTCTACCTGCCCGAGATCATCAACGGCTCCCACTCCAACGGCAACTGGGAGCTGTCGATGATGGAGGCCGCCATCGGCATCTCCGTCTTCATCGAGGACAAGGGGTCCTACGACAAGGCGATGGCGAAGTTCCGCACGCGCACCGCCGCCTACGTCTACCTCGCCTCCGACGGCGATCTGCCCAAGACCGTGCCCAGCCAGAACCTGGACACCCGCGCCAAGATCGTCAAGTACTGGCAGGGACAGGGCACCTTCACCACCGGGCTCACCCAGGAGACGTGCCGCGACTTCACCCACACCGGATACGGGCTCTCCGCGATCTCCCACGTCGCCGAGACCAGCCGCATCCAGGGCGATGACCTCTACAAGACGGACGTCGGCGAGCGGCTGCGCCAAGGGCTCGGATTCCACGCCAAGTACGAACTGGGCGAGGCCCCGCCGAGCTCGCTCTGCGGCGGCTCGGTCCACCGGGGCCTCGGGCCCGTCACCGAGGTCGGCTACAACGCGCTCCACAACCGCCTCGGCCACGCCATGAGCAACACCCAGAAGCTCACCGAGCAGAAGCGCCCGGCAGGTTCCAACAACCTGTTCGTCGCCTGGGAGACCCTGACCCACGCGGACAATCCCGGCTGA
- a CDS encoding ABC transporter ATP-binding protein translates to MTELADLEARANAARRRTGEEGLVVCDNLVRVYRTDKVEVQALQGLDLVVGEGECVALVGASGSGKSTLLSILSGLDLPTAGRAKVAGHDLLSMGRRERLGYRRNTVGFVWQQTGRNLLPYLTALENVALPMKYARVPRRERAARAAELLGVLGVAYCRDRRPAELSGGEQQRIAVAVASANAPRVLLADEPTGELDTASGEEVFAALRRANEELGATVLVVTHDPLVSGQVRRTVRIRDGRTSTETLREQGGAGEEFTVLDRAGRLQLPRDYVERYGLRGRVRLTEEPDHIGVWGEGPDSSPAGP, encoded by the coding sequence ATGACTGAGCTCGCCGATCTGGAGGCCCGCGCGAACGCCGCGCGCCGCCGCACGGGGGAGGAGGGTCTTGTCGTCTGCGACAACCTCGTACGCGTCTATCGCACCGACAAGGTGGAGGTGCAGGCCCTCCAGGGGCTCGACCTGGTGGTCGGCGAAGGGGAGTGCGTGGCGCTCGTGGGCGCGTCCGGGTCCGGCAAGTCCACCCTCCTGTCGATCCTTTCGGGGCTCGACCTGCCGACCGCGGGGCGGGCGAAGGTCGCCGGGCACGACCTGCTCTCCATGGGGCGCCGCGAGCGCCTCGGCTACCGCAGGAACACCGTCGGGTTCGTGTGGCAGCAGACCGGACGCAATCTGCTGCCGTACCTCACCGCCCTGGAGAACGTCGCGCTGCCGATGAAGTACGCGCGCGTGCCCCGTCGCGAGCGCGCGGCACGGGCCGCCGAACTGCTCGGCGTGCTCGGTGTCGCGTACTGCCGCGACCGGCGGCCCGCCGAGCTGTCCGGCGGCGAACAGCAGCGCATCGCCGTGGCGGTCGCCTCCGCCAACGCCCCGCGCGTGCTGCTCGCCGACGAGCCCACCGGGGAGCTGGACACGGCCAGCGGCGAGGAGGTGTTCGCGGCGCTTCGCCGCGCCAATGAGGAACTCGGCGCGACCGTCCTGGTCGTCACGCACGATCCGCTCGTCTCCGGGCAGGTCCGCCGCACGGTGCGCATCCGGGACGGACGTACGTCCACGGAGACGCTGCGCGAACAGGGCGGTGCGGGGGAGGAGTTCACGGTTCTGGACCGGGCCGGACGGTTGCAGCTGCCGCGCGACTACGTGGAGCGCTATGGGCTGCGCGGACGTGTGCGGCTCACGGAGGAGCCGGATCACATCGGCGTCTGGGGCGAGGGGCCGGATTCATCCCCGGCCGGTCCCTGA